Proteins found in one Zea mays cultivar B73 chromosome 1, Zm-B73-REFERENCE-NAM-5.0, whole genome shotgun sequence genomic segment:
- the LOC111590592 gene encoding uncharacterized protein — protein sequence MATDDTDEMRMFCFDNVAKRIVEKTCTSLLTSVTDTSNIPPDLAAIVSLKFTFVVVYNLMSFQNQEKELLIKSVIASHGRDLSLPSTKLSIPMHPSTPTKLPSRTRQAISPSTTLSNLSTSISLEQHSSFEAGDSLEDQNPQSFESPPKRTKHKSLRFDCGEDATNKDK from the exons ATGGCTACTGATGATACTGATGAAATGCGGATGTTTTGTTTCGACAATGTTGCTAAAAGAATCGTTGAAAAAACATGCACTTCTCTCCTAACATCAGTTACAGATACCTCAAATATCCCTCCTGATTTAGCAGCCATTGTGTCTCTCAAATTCACATTTGTAGTTGTTTATAATCTAATGTCTTTTCAAAATCAAGAAAAAGAACTCCTAATCAAGTCAGTCATAGCTTCACATGGAAGAGACCTATCTTTGCCATCAACCAAATTGAGCATTCCAATGCATCCGTCAACTCCAACAAAACTTCCATCGAGAACAAGACAGGCAATTTCACCCTCTACGACATTGTCCAACCTATCTACATCCATTTCTCTAGAG CAACATAGCAGTTTTGAAGCTGGAGACAGTCTTGAAGACCAAAATCCACAATCTTTTGAATCGCCACCGAAAAG GACTAAGCACAAATCTTTAAGATTCGATTGCGGTGAGGATGCGACTAACAAGGATAAAT GA